One window from the genome of Thalassospira xiamenensis M-5 = DSM 17429 encodes:
- a CDS encoding LPS assembly lipoprotein LptE: MTLRALLSIIAVLALTGLTACGFRPLYAEDKGGDSTAADMARVKISMMEDRIGQITRNVLVETLTPRGQTVRPEYTLDITLDESTSELGYTKDNEATIADYILSAQYQLSRISDSRILRSGSLRARTTYNLVDSDFASLEAESAARSDAARNLARQLANQVAVGLRSGR, translated from the coding sequence ATGACGTTGCGCGCCCTGTTATCGATTATCGCCGTGCTTGCCCTGACCGGCCTCACCGCTTGCGGCTTCCGCCCTCTTTATGCCGAGGATAAAGGCGGTGACAGTACCGCGGCCGATATGGCGAGGGTCAAAATATCGATGATGGAAGACCGAATCGGACAAATAACACGTAACGTTCTGGTCGAAACGCTGACCCCGCGCGGCCAAACTGTTCGGCCGGAATATACCCTCGATATTACTCTTGATGAATCAACTTCCGAACTCGGTTATACCAAGGACAATGAAGCAACCATTGCCGACTATATTTTGAGCGCCCAGTACCAACTTTCTCGAATTTCCGACTCAAGAATACTCCGTTCAGGTTCTCTTCGCGCCCGAACAACTTACAACCTTGTCGACTCCGACTTTGCCTCACTAGAAGCAGAGTCCGCCGCCCGCTCAGATGCTGCCCGGAATCTTGCCCGACAGCTTGCCAATCAGGTCGCCGTTGGCCTGCGCAGCGGACGTTAG
- the holA gene encoding DNA polymerase III subunit delta, protein MKLKAAQVENFLRAPDAKAQLVLIYGEDEGLVRERAVRLAKTVVEDLKDPFRVIELGTAQLKEDASRLRDEAAAISFGGGRRVIRIRDIGEAQAPIITDFLADPAGDALIIIEAGSLASKSKLRQTVEKAGNGMALPCYADSGRDIEALINSVMEDHKLRIDRDAIRYLVGNLGSDRMISRSELEKLALYALKEGQVTLADAMACVGDSSARHYDDVVQAVSQGNVASLDSALTRLVEEGLNPVGALRMMIGYFQKLHLVKGQMAQGTNAEQAMKSLRPPLFFKAADQFRANLQNWALGNLQRALQILLEAEKDCKSGLAIPETIAHRAMIKVAVARQKQGRR, encoded by the coding sequence ATGAAGCTCAAGGCGGCACAGGTCGAAAATTTCCTTCGCGCTCCCGATGCCAAGGCGCAACTCGTCCTGATCTATGGCGAGGATGAGGGGCTTGTACGAGAACGTGCGGTCAGACTTGCCAAGACCGTGGTCGAGGATCTCAAGGACCCATTCCGCGTAATCGAACTTGGCACTGCCCAGCTTAAGGAAGACGCCAGCCGTCTGCGCGATGAAGCCGCCGCCATCAGTTTTGGTGGCGGGCGCCGTGTGATCCGAATCCGCGACATTGGCGAGGCACAGGCCCCCATCATTACCGATTTCCTTGCCGATCCCGCCGGTGATGCCCTGATCATCATCGAAGCCGGCAGCCTTGCGTCCAAATCGAAACTGCGTCAGACGGTCGAGAAAGCCGGTAATGGCATGGCGCTGCCCTGCTATGCCGATAGCGGACGGGATATCGAAGCCCTGATCAATTCCGTCATGGAAGATCACAAACTGCGCATTGATCGCGATGCCATACGCTATCTGGTCGGTAATCTCGGCTCTGACAGGATGATTTCACGAAGCGAACTTGAAAAACTGGCTCTTTACGCTCTGAAAGAAGGTCAGGTCACATTGGCCGACGCGATGGCCTGTGTCGGGGATAGTTCCGCCCGCCATTATGACGATGTCGTGCAAGCCGTATCCCAGGGCAATGTCGCAAGCCTCGATAGCGCCCTGACCCGCCTGGTCGAAGAAGGCCTCAATCCGGTTGGCGCACTTCGCATGATGATCGGCTATTTTCAAAAACTGCATCTGGTCAAAGGCCAGATGGCACAAGGCACGAATGCCGAACAGGCGATGAAATCGTTGCGTCCCCCCCTGTTTTTCAAGGCCGCAGATCAGTTTCGCGCCAATCTGCAGAATTGGGCATTGGGAAATCTGCAACGCGCCCTGCAAATCCTGCTAGAAGCCGAAAAGGATTGTAAAAGTGGGCTTGCCATCCCCGAAACCATCGCACACCGCGCGATGATCAAGGTCGCCGTTGCCCGCCAGAAGCAGGGCAGACGCTAA
- a CDS encoding ParB/RepB/Spo0J family partition protein translates to MSEAKKRGLGRGLSALLGEEDDDVGAAVAGSNEAVAHPGPGGTTQLIAITDLKPSPFQPRSNFDDEAIDDLAASIRQKGIIQPILVRASSTGETTYEIIAGERRWRAAQRAQLHEVPVLVRDFDDRETAEIALIENLQRQDLSPLEESEGYSRLMSDFSHTQEALAQALGKSRSHIANSLRLLTLPAPIKQMLSDRVLSPGHARALLGANNAVELANQIVKKGLNVRQTEKLVKSDGGKTARQKKPSSGRTSDKDPDTVALEHDLSNMLGLAVNIDFDGAGGKISVRYETLEQLDDILKRLSQGRLGESAPVNDEDDPLAPEGEGDNEFDSMFIDEDLLTDELESIADATEVALDADDSFLDEPEGDMPIEQDEVGEEALETLSDTKVLKSKAHGALSNSDK, encoded by the coding sequence ATGAGTGAGGCAAAAAAACGCGGTTTGGGACGGGGGCTATCGGCCCTGCTGGGCGAGGAAGACGATGATGTCGGTGCAGCGGTTGCTGGTAGCAATGAGGCTGTTGCTCATCCAGGCCCTGGCGGGACCACACAGCTGATTGCCATCACCGATCTGAAGCCATCACCATTCCAGCCGCGCAGCAATTTTGATGACGAGGCGATTGACGATCTGGCGGCATCGATTCGTCAGAAGGGTATTATTCAGCCGATTCTTGTGCGGGCGTCCTCTACAGGTGAAACCACCTATGAAATCATTGCCGGTGAACGTCGCTGGCGAGCTGCACAGCGGGCGCAATTGCACGAAGTGCCGGTTCTGGTACGTGATTTTGACGACAGGGAAACCGCCGAGATTGCCCTGATCGAAAACCTGCAAAGGCAGGATTTGTCGCCACTCGAGGAATCCGAAGGTTATAGCCGCCTGATGAGCGATTTTTCGCATACCCAGGAGGCATTGGCTCAGGCGCTTGGCAAAAGCCGCAGTCATATTGCGAACAGCCTGCGTTTATTGACGCTTCCTGCACCGATCAAGCAGATGTTGTCGGATCGTGTGCTGAGCCCCGGTCATGCGCGGGCCCTGTTGGGGGCGAATAACGCGGTCGAGCTGGCAAACCAGATCGTCAAGAAGGGGCTAAACGTTCGCCAGACCGAGAAACTGGTGAAAAGTGACGGCGGTAAAACCGCGCGCCAGAAGAAGCCTTCGTCGGGACGCACAAGCGATAAAGATCCAGATACAGTGGCGCTGGAGCATGATCTTAGCAATATGTTGGGGTTGGCAGTAAATATCGATTTTGACGGGGCGGGTGGTAAAATCTCTGTTAGGTATGAAACCCTTGAGCAACTTGACGATATTCTCAAACGTTTGAGTCAGGGACGGTTGGGCGAGTCGGCACCGGTTAATGACGAGGATGATCCGCTTGCTCCCGAAGGTGAGGGGGACAACGAATTCGATTCGATGTTTATAGATGAGGATCTTCTGACTGACGAGCTCGAATCGATTGCCGACGCGACCGAGGTCGCGCTGGATGCCGATGACTCGTTTCTAGACGAGCCAGAAGGCGATATGCCGATTGAGCAGGATGAAGTCGGTGAAGAGGCGCTTGAGACATTGTCGGACACGAAAGTCCTGAAGAGTAAAGCTCATGGAGCCCTAAGTAATAGCGACAAATAG
- a CDS encoding ParA family protein: MTDVIDLPLSISSEAGHRPRIIAVANQKGGVGKTTTTINLATALAAVNQRVLIVDLDPQGNASTGLGLRPSERQISSYDVLINGNTLEEARKATAIPRLTIVPSGMDLSGAEIELVDFERREMQLKESLGRLPHDVDYVLIDCPPSLGLLTLNALVASDAVLVPLQCEFFALEGISHLVRTIKRVKKAFNPALEIQGIVLTMYDKRNNLSAQVANDVRDYFGDVVYRTVIPRNVRVSEAPSHGTPVLVYDMKCPGSRAYLNLASEVLKREGVKA; the protein is encoded by the coding sequence GTGACCGACGTTATTGATTTGCCGCTTTCAATCTCTTCCGAGGCCGGTCACCGGCCGCGGATCATTGCCGTGGCCAACCAGAAGGGCGGGGTTGGTAAAACTACGACTACGATAAACCTGGCAACTGCGTTGGCGGCTGTAAACCAGCGGGTTTTGATCGTTGATCTTGATCCGCAGGGTAACGCAAGCACCGGTTTGGGCCTGCGTCCGTCTGAGCGCCAGATAAGTTCTTATGACGTACTGATCAACGGCAATACGCTGGAAGAAGCACGCAAGGCAACTGCTATTCCACGCCTGACGATTGTGCCATCAGGTATGGATCTTTCTGGGGCGGAGATAGAGCTTGTCGATTTTGAACGCCGCGAGATGCAGCTTAAAGAATCGCTCGGTCGGTTGCCGCATGATGTCGATTATGTGCTGATCGATTGCCCGCCGTCACTTGGCTTGCTGACGCTTAATGCGTTGGTTGCCAGTGATGCGGTTCTGGTGCCGCTCCAGTGCGAGTTTTTCGCGCTGGAGGGGATCAGCCATCTGGTACGCACCATTAAGCGGGTGAAAAAGGCTTTTAACCCTGCTCTTGAAATTCAGGGCATTGTTTTGACGATGTATGACAAGCGTAACAACCTGTCAGCACAGGTAGCCAATGACGTACGCGACTATTTTGGTGATGTCGTTTATCGCACGGTGATCCCGCGCAATGTCCGTGTATCAGAGGCGCCAAGCCACGGTACGCCGGTGCTTGTCTATGATATGAAATGTCCGGGGTCGCGGGCATATCTTAATCTTGCAAGCGAAGTTCTGAAACGCGAAGGGGTGAAGGCATGA
- the rsmG gene encoding 16S rRNA (guanine(527)-N(7))-methyltransferase RsmG has protein sequence MQSISEPVKTWFETDLNVSRETLDRLGLYADLVVKWQPRINIVGASTADDVWTRHLQDSAQLWPYVEDVVRGGKIVDFGSGAGFPGIVLAILGANNVILMESNTKKTVFLLEAARVCGVLGQIEIARERIEAANAREADVITARAFAPLPKLLELGQRHLKPGGHYVLLKGRAFEEELADARAVGWVFTVTTHASLVDPEGVVMILQGVDR, from the coding sequence ATGCAATCCATTTCAGAACCCGTAAAAACATGGTTTGAGACCGATTTGAATGTTTCACGTGAAACATTGGACCGTCTTGGCCTTTATGCTGACCTTGTTGTCAAATGGCAGCCAAGGATCAATATCGTTGGTGCCAGCACGGCTGATGACGTCTGGACACGTCATTTACAGGATTCTGCGCAGCTTTGGCCGTATGTGGAAGACGTTGTCCGTGGCGGCAAAATTGTCGATTTCGGTTCCGGGGCAGGGTTCCCAGGGATCGTTTTGGCGATTTTGGGTGCGAATAACGTGATTTTAATGGAATCAAACACCAAGAAAACCGTGTTTCTGCTGGAAGCAGCGCGGGTTTGTGGGGTGTTGGGCCAGATCGAAATTGCCCGCGAGCGTATTGAAGCCGCCAACGCGCGTGAAGCCGACGTGATTACAGCCCGCGCATTTGCGCCATTGCCAAAGCTTCTGGAGCTTGGGCAGCGGCATCTTAAACCGGGCGGGCATTATGTGTTGCTAAAAGGACGTGCCTTTGAGGAAGAGCTGGCCGATGCACGTGCAGTCGGTTGGGTATTCACTGTAACCACCCATGCCAGCCTGGTTGATCCGGAAGGCGTGGTGATGATTTTGCAAGGAGTTGACCGGTGA